From Paenibacillus graminis, a single genomic window includes:
- a CDS encoding Sip1-related alpha-galactosidase, whose translation METIINLEDTTFLTNLKVSVSTDEGSSLQSLDLKEMNQTSEVDGHGAFIKKTSMYTDKDNSILVYLHLIDYGSTVVCFVEASLAAKEVFWRQLSFNSRHSIVISVPQPQKTDKILGFYHFNDWWTRPSFTSRVRDLPERTQSILWQSGSRYAYCLPVVTLTEKTEIRGSNDGFDLCLSTNVGGRDDISAPLFVLSYGENPYHLIQETMKFTLDLIGNPTSLREHKRYPNTLEYLGWCSWDAFRDEVNATGIIEKIKELNEKQIPVRWIMIDDGWLDVKEKGLMSFDADQTKFPDGLTPLIEELKSNFGVRWVGVWHTFFGYWAGIHPDSPIIQDHGEFVYKTAKGRFIPYPRADKGFGFWNAFHRSLRHSGVDFVKVDSQGSINSFLLHHIPDGHSAYEMHTALEASTGLHFDQQLINCMGMESENIWFRPSSALSRNSDDFVPGKEISFKEHALQNAYNSLYHHVLYWGDWDMFWTNHEEATQNGVLRAVSGGPVYFSDKPGTTEPKDLLPLVFHDGKVLRADQPGLPTSDILMVNPQQDGVPLKVWTPVGDSIAVGVFNIDQEDRILSGSISPSQIPVLCNEDQEFYLYEHFSRKLLKCSYRQSIPFILKEDEVALYLIIPILNHRFTPIGLLNKYLSSAAVTILFTDENSALLQLREGGTLGFGASQEPALITVNGAPTPFRRDGDLFVTDTIQSSEPVIINVVFA comes from the coding sequence ATGGAAACAATAATTAATTTAGAAGACACTACATTTTTAACGAATTTAAAAGTGTCCGTTTCGACTGATGAAGGCTCCTCTTTACAAAGTTTAGATTTAAAAGAAATGAACCAAACTTCAGAGGTGGACGGACACGGCGCTTTCATTAAAAAGACAAGTATGTATACAGACAAAGACAATTCTATCCTAGTCTACCTTCATCTCATAGATTATGGCTCAACGGTTGTCTGCTTTGTGGAAGCAAGTCTGGCTGCCAAGGAGGTATTCTGGCGTCAGTTATCTTTCAATTCAAGACATTCCATCGTTATTTCGGTTCCACAACCACAAAAAACGGACAAGATTTTGGGTTTTTACCACTTTAACGACTGGTGGACACGTCCCTCATTCACTTCCCGTGTGAGAGATCTGCCAGAGCGTACCCAATCGATTCTCTGGCAGTCTGGCTCCCGCTATGCTTACTGTTTACCTGTTGTAACTTTGACTGAAAAAACAGAGATACGAGGCAGTAATGACGGCTTTGATCTTTGTCTTTCGACAAACGTAGGTGGTCGGGACGACATTTCCGCGCCACTGTTCGTTCTTTCATACGGAGAGAACCCTTATCACTTAATCCAGGAAACGATGAAGTTTACACTTGATTTAATTGGTAACCCTACTTCACTTAGAGAACACAAACGTTATCCCAATACTTTGGAATACTTGGGCTGGTGCTCCTGGGACGCGTTCCGTGACGAGGTTAACGCGACGGGTATAATTGAAAAAATCAAAGAATTAAACGAGAAACAAATTCCTGTGCGTTGGATCATGATTGATGATGGCTGGTTAGATGTGAAAGAAAAGGGCCTGATGTCATTTGATGCGGATCAAACGAAATTCCCCGATGGCCTCACTCCATTAATTGAAGAGTTAAAATCGAACTTTGGGGTCCGCTGGGTCGGTGTATGGCATACCTTCTTTGGTTATTGGGCAGGGATTCATCCAGACAGCCCGATTATTCAGGATCATGGTGAGTTTGTGTATAAAACCGCAAAAGGCCGTTTCATACCTTATCCCCGTGCGGATAAAGGCTTCGGTTTCTGGAATGCTTTCCATCGCAGTCTGCGCCATTCAGGTGTGGATTTTGTGAAGGTCGACAGCCAGGGGTCGATAAACAGTTTTTTGCTCCACCATATTCCCGATGGCCATTCAGCGTATGAGATGCATACCGCTTTAGAAGCATCTACCGGATTGCATTTTGATCAGCAATTGATCAATTGCATGGGAATGGAGTCGGAAAATATATGGTTTCGGCCATCCTCAGCGTTATCCCGGAACAGTGATGATTTTGTCCCTGGCAAAGAAATTAGTTTTAAAGAACATGCGCTCCAAAATGCCTATAACTCATTGTATCATCATGTACTGTACTGGGGAGATTGGGATATGTTCTGGACCAATCATGAAGAGGCAACACAAAACGGGGTACTTCGGGCCGTAAGCGGTGGTCCGGTTTATTTTAGCGACAAGCCTGGAACTACGGAACCGAAAGATCTTCTTCCACTTGTATTTCATGATGGTAAAGTGCTGAGAGCCGATCAACCCGGACTCCCGACCTCCGATATTTTGATGGTTAACCCTCAACAGGATGGGGTACCACTTAAGGTCTGGACTCCTGTCGGAGACTCTATAGCAGTTGGGGTATTCAACATTGACCAGGAAGACCGGATTTTAAGTGGATCTATCAGCCCTTCCCAGATTCCGGTGCTGTGTAATGAAGATCAAGAATTCTATCTCTATGAGCATTTCAGCCGAAAGCTGTTGAAGTGTTCATACCGTCAGAGCATCCCATTTATACTTAAGGAAGACGAAGTGGCATTATACTTGATAATTCCAATTCTGAACCACCGGTTTACACCGATCGGCCTTCTTAATAAGTATCTGTCCTCCGCAGCGGTTACAATTTTATTTACTGATGAAAACTCTGCCTTGCTGCAACTAAGAGAAGGCGGAACATTAGGCTTTGGCGCCAGCCAGGAGCCTGCGTTAATTACGGTCAATGGAGCACCAACTCCATTCCGGCGGGATGGGGATCTTTTTGTCACTGATACTATCCAGTCCAGTGAACCCGTAATTATTAACGTCGTGTTTGCATGA
- a CDS encoding AraC family transcriptional regulator, protein MQSSVSFHYITPMPYILLKGAGYEMITSHDYIWDGRNRTGDHCVLQYTLDGRGEIETGGRKHSLGPGDAFLADVPGNHIYRLPSDSPRWEVLYFELSHLALHLLQEWIDINGYIFRIEQGSELERLLWMTYREAIEDSYLDMYQCSRAAYSLAMSLASHLVTLASSIPLPPFVERCKTFIDSNLHRNIGLKDMAEVSGCSKYHLTREFEHKLGLSPGRYLTRMRLERAAALLLEPANLTLEQVAEQSGFANANYFGKVFRKYTGMAPGEFRKEGDLYLIRRVIRSGQ, encoded by the coding sequence ATGCAGTCCTCGGTATCTTTTCACTATATAACACCAATGCCATATATTTTATTAAAAGGTGCCGGATATGAGATGATTACTTCACATGATTATATCTGGGATGGGCGGAACCGTACCGGAGACCATTGTGTACTTCAGTATACATTGGATGGTCGCGGTGAGATCGAAACGGGGGGGAGAAAACATTCTCTTGGGCCGGGGGATGCCTTTCTTGCTGATGTTCCTGGCAACCATATCTACCGTCTCCCGTCTGATTCTCCCAGATGGGAAGTGCTATACTTCGAACTGTCACACTTAGCGTTGCATCTTCTGCAGGAATGGATTGATATTAACGGCTACATTTTCCGGATTGAACAGGGGTCAGAATTGGAGCGCCTCCTGTGGATGACTTATCGGGAGGCAATTGAGGATAGTTATCTCGATATGTATCAGTGTTCTAGGGCTGCGTACTCATTAGCAATGTCTCTTGCCAGTCATCTTGTCACGCTTGCTAGCAGTATCCCATTGCCTCCGTTTGTAGAACGGTGTAAAACCTTTATTGACAGCAATCTGCATCGGAATATTGGCCTAAAAGACATGGCCGAGGTCTCTGGCTGTTCGAAGTACCATCTCACCCGAGAGTTTGAGCACAAGCTTGGCCTCTCTCCCGGTCGCTATTTAACTCGAATGAGGTTGGAAAGAGCGGCTGCTCTGCTGCTGGAGCCCGCAAATCTGACGCTTGAGCAGGTGGCTGAGCAATCTGGTTTCGCTAATGCGAATTATTTCGGCAAAGTGTTCCGGAAGTATACAGGAATGGCTCCAGGTGAATTTCGTAAGGAGGGCGATTTGTACCTAATTCGGCGGGTGATCCGGAGTGGTCAATAA
- a CDS encoding alpha-galactosidase, whose amino-acid sequence MSIHFDEKSRVFHLQTPGSSYCIQIVRDGYLGHLYWGRRIASYRDSVPFDFIDRGFSPNPDPADRKFSLDNLPQEYPGYGNGDFGIPAYQVAQSTGSEICDFRYQTHRIFAGKPKLPGLPATYIEGEQEADTLELVLEDALTGLRATLIYTVFNKYDAMARSVRFDHTGSDNLTLLRAFSASIDFRDDEYDMLTFYGAHTNERNIARRPLMPGIQSAESRRGASSPQQNPFLALLRPGADEDNGEVYALSLVYSGNFIAQAEVQQYGTTRVSIGINPFGFSWKLTPGESFQTPETIMVYSAQGLGGMSRIFNSLYRTRLSRGKFRDAERPILINNWEATYFDFNADKIEAIAREGKELGMELFVLDDGWFGKRDNDLSSLGDWTVDHRKLPEGLDNLARRITGMGMQFGLWFEPEMVSPDSELYRRHPDWCLHVADRPRTVGRNQLVLDLSRQDVCDYIVGALSDILSSAPITYVKWDMNRHLTEIGSALLPPERQRETGHRYILGLYSVLDQLTSAFPDVLFESCSSGGGRYDPGMLYYMPQTWASDNTDAISRLKIQYGNSMVYPTVSMGAHVSGVPNHQVNRITPLDTRGHVAMSGNFGYELDLTTMSPEEKLTVKSQVALYKDIRPLIQFGEFYRISSPFEGNDAAWSFVSDDKSEAILAFFRVLSQPGEGVPILKCKGLNPDYLYRHHETGKVYGGDELMFAGLTLPRINGDFISLFWRFSKTGAQ is encoded by the coding sequence ATGAGCATTCATTTTGACGAGAAAAGCCGTGTATTCCATCTGCAGACCCCTGGTTCCAGTTACTGCATTCAGATTGTCCGTGACGGCTATCTGGGGCATTTATACTGGGGACGGCGAATCGCCTCCTATCGGGATTCTGTACCTTTTGATTTCATTGACCGTGGTTTTTCTCCGAATCCCGACCCTGCCGACCGAAAGTTCTCCTTAGACAACCTTCCGCAGGAGTATCCGGGCTACGGGAACGGTGATTTCGGCATACCCGCCTATCAGGTCGCCCAGTCTACCGGATCCGAAATCTGCGATTTCCGTTACCAGACTCATCGGATATTTGCCGGCAAGCCAAAGCTCCCAGGTCTTCCTGCCACTTACATCGAGGGGGAGCAGGAAGCGGATACGCTGGAGCTTGTGCTCGAAGATGCTCTGACCGGTCTTAGAGCTACCTTGATTTACACTGTCTTCAACAAATATGACGCTATGGCGCGATCGGTTCGCTTCGACCATACCGGCTCCGACAATCTGACCCTTCTCCGCGCATTTAGCGCCAGCATCGATTTCAGAGATGACGAGTATGATATGTTGACCTTCTACGGGGCGCATACCAATGAACGAAATATCGCACGCAGACCCCTGATGCCAGGTATTCAGAGTGCGGAAAGCCGGCGGGGAGCCAGCAGTCCCCAGCAAAATCCGTTTCTAGCTCTGCTTCGTCCTGGCGCTGATGAAGACAATGGTGAGGTGTACGCGCTCAGCCTCGTTTACAGCGGGAATTTCATCGCCCAGGCGGAGGTTCAACAATATGGGACGACCCGGGTTTCGATAGGGATCAATCCGTTTGGCTTCTCCTGGAAGCTGACTCCCGGGGAAAGCTTTCAAACACCCGAGACCATTATGGTGTATTCGGCACAAGGCTTGGGCGGGATGTCCCGTATCTTTAATTCGCTGTATCGCACCCGGCTCAGTCGCGGCAAATTTCGTGACGCCGAACGCCCAATATTAATCAATAACTGGGAAGCCACCTATTTTGACTTCAATGCCGACAAGATCGAAGCGATTGCCCGTGAAGGGAAGGAACTTGGTATGGAGCTCTTTGTCCTAGACGATGGTTGGTTCGGCAAGCGGGATAATGATCTGAGTTCCTTAGGCGACTGGACCGTTGACCACCGCAAGCTTCCGGAGGGGCTGGACAATCTTGCCCGGCGTATAACCGGAATGGGCATGCAGTTCGGTCTGTGGTTCGAACCGGAGATGGTCTCACCGGACAGCGAACTCTACCGACGCCATCCCGACTGGTGTCTTCATGTGGCGGATCGTCCCCGCACAGTGGGGCGGAATCAGCTTGTGCTCGATCTGTCGCGGCAGGATGTATGCGACTATATTGTTGGAGCACTGTCCGATATTCTGTCTTCCGCGCCTATTACCTATGTCAAATGGGATATGAACCGTCACCTGACCGAGATTGGCTCGGCCCTGCTCCCGCCAGAACGCCAGCGCGAAACGGGACACCGTTATATCCTCGGCCTGTACAGTGTACTGGATCAGCTCACTTCCGCCTTCCCGGACGTACTATTCGAGAGCTGTTCGAGCGGAGGAGGGCGCTATGATCCTGGCATGCTCTATTACATGCCGCAAACGTGGGCTAGTGACAATACGGACGCGATCAGCCGACTAAAAATCCAGTACGGTAACAGCATGGTCTATCCAACCGTGTCTATGGGCGCTCATGTTTCAGGTGTGCCGAATCATCAAGTCAACCGGATTACTCCTCTTGACACAAGGGGACATGTCGCGATGTCGGGAAACTTTGGCTACGAGCTGGATCTCACCACGATGTCGCCAGAGGAAAAGCTAACGGTCAAGTCTCAAGTTGCGCTATATAAAGACATTCGCCCCCTTATCCAATTCGGGGAATTTTATCGGATTTCAAGTCCGTTCGAGGGAAATGATGCCGCCTGGTCCTTTGTTTCTGATGACAAAAGCGAAGCAATACTTGCTTTCTTTCGAGTGCTGAGCCAGCCGGGGGAAGGGGTTCCCATTCTGAAATGCAAAGGATTGAATCCGGATTACTTATATCGCCATCACGAAACCGGAAAAGTATATGGAGGTGACGAGCTGATGTTCGCCGGACTGACGCTTCCCAGAATTAATGGCGATTTCATCAGCCTATTCTGGCGGTTCAGCAAGACCGGCGCGCAATGA
- a CDS encoding SDR family NAD(P)-dependent oxidoreductase has protein sequence MENNVFLSLTSKYVTEAGPMSDLLDLTGKVAVVTGGAGSLGFLVANRLSEAGAAIVLTDIDEECGAFALEAFTTIGRENIKFIKADIRNSEEMDAVMNFAVEQFGRLDICVNSAAYWSYFPSLELTDEEWKYTIDTVLTGTFNTCRSAAKVMKQLGNGGKIVPIGSDAAVNCEPPLGILNHYAAAKAGAMGFSRSFAREVKQYGINVNMVLPGAMNTIGANYLNYKGMDNKETRAKMAYIKMPMSTTPDDVARVIFMLCTRIADFMYGASILVDGGAHINISE, from the coding sequence ATGGAAAATAATGTATTTCTAAGTTTGACTTCGAAATATGTAACTGAGGCAGGCCCGATGTCTGATTTACTCGATCTGACCGGCAAAGTCGCTGTTGTAACAGGTGGTGCAGGTAGCCTGGGGTTTCTGGTGGCTAACCGTCTTTCAGAAGCAGGTGCCGCAATCGTATTGACAGATATCGACGAGGAGTGTGGTGCTTTTGCATTGGAAGCTTTCACTACCATAGGAAGGGAAAATATTAAATTCATAAAGGCCGATATCAGGAATTCAGAGGAAATGGATGCCGTTATGAATTTTGCTGTTGAACAGTTTGGCAGACTTGATATATGTGTTAATAGTGCAGCATACTGGAGTTACTTCCCCTCCCTTGAGCTAACAGATGAAGAGTGGAAATACACCATTGATACAGTTTTAACAGGCACGTTCAATACTTGTCGCAGTGCCGCAAAAGTCATGAAGCAACTTGGCAATGGAGGTAAAATTGTCCCCATTGGATCTGATGCTGCCGTGAATTGTGAACCTCCGCTTGGTATTCTCAATCACTATGCCGCCGCAAAAGCCGGTGCCATGGGTTTTTCCAGATCCTTTGCCCGTGAGGTTAAGCAGTATGGTATCAATGTAAACATGGTATTGCCTGGAGCAATGAACACCATTGGTGCAAATTATCTAAATTATAAAGGCATGGATAACAAAGAAACTCGCGCTAAAATGGCGTATATTAAAATGCCGATGAGTACAACTCCAGACGATGTAGCACGCGTTATCTTCATGCTGTGCACAAGAATAGCAGATTTCATGTATGGGGCAAGTATACTTGTAGACGGTGGAGCCCATATAAATATCAGTGAATGA
- a CDS encoding helix-turn-helix domain-containing protein — translation MFTTNDIPDLAYLCKQLHESLQLPVYCTSNADFEEEMILNSSLSPHPFFSDSAELFRSVISQGTDWHGPILSETNFMEQFIVLPLKHNGHGQSIIVIGPAIRQKLNDEICGNLLNDYSLFHTERTSWKEYWNRLPVMNRLRMLHIGVLANWIIHREALDITDVLQSSLQYELPVRQKEIVELALADRREFPIFYEEIGKANQMLALIRSGNKNELMKKLAETTYEETEALSKRSHLRSVKNLAISGVSISMLAAIEGGLYEELAFTLCNIHIQHIEELNEGKTVEAAAIQAMLDFADRVAQCRKNSVSKPVYVCKEYIYRHLFEEISLQQLSELSGLNPEYLSQLFKKETGLTLMNYIQWERIEEAKKLLAHSNAPILTIGARLTFYDQSHFIKVFKKHTGVTPKQYRNGIRAGSVQFPW, via the coding sequence ATGTTCACAACGAATGATATTCCCGATTTGGCTTATCTGTGTAAACAGCTACATGAAAGTTTGCAGCTTCCGGTTTATTGCACGTCGAATGCAGACTTTGAAGAGGAAATGATTTTAAACTCCAGCCTTTCCCCACATCCCTTCTTTTCAGATTCGGCTGAGCTTTTCCGTTCTGTGATAAGTCAGGGAACAGATTGGCATGGTCCAATTCTCAGCGAAACCAATTTCATGGAGCAATTTATCGTTCTACCGTTAAAACATAACGGCCACGGACAATCCATCATTGTCATCGGCCCGGCCATCCGGCAAAAGCTGAATGACGAGATTTGCGGCAATCTCTTAAACGATTACAGCTTATTTCACACAGAACGGACAAGCTGGAAGGAATATTGGAACCGCCTTCCAGTCATGAACCGGCTACGAATGTTGCATATCGGCGTATTGGCCAACTGGATAATTCACCGGGAAGCATTGGATATTACGGATGTGCTTCAATCCAGCTTGCAATATGAACTTCCAGTTCGCCAGAAGGAGATAGTAGAGCTTGCTCTGGCGGACCGCCGCGAATTCCCCATCTTTTATGAGGAGATTGGAAAGGCAAACCAAATGCTAGCTTTAATCCGCAGCGGGAATAAAAACGAGCTTATGAAGAAGTTAGCCGAAACCACTTACGAAGAAACCGAAGCACTCTCTAAGCGTAGCCATCTTCGCAGCGTAAAGAACCTAGCGATAAGCGGAGTCTCCATAAGCATGCTTGCGGCAATTGAAGGAGGTTTGTATGAGGAATTAGCCTTTACGCTCTGCAATATACATATTCAACATATAGAAGAACTTAACGAGGGCAAAACGGTAGAGGCCGCCGCCATCCAAGCGATGCTGGATTTCGCCGACCGTGTCGCCCAATGCCGCAAGAACAGCGTCTCCAAACCGGTTTATGTTTGCAAGGAATACATTTACCGTCATCTGTTCGAAGAAATTAGTCTGCAACAGCTTTCGGAACTCTCTGGGCTTAACCCCGAATATCTGTCGCAGTTATTCAAGAAGGAAACTGGATTGACATTAATGAACTATATCCAATGGGAACGAATCGAAGAGGCAAAAAAGCTGCTCGCCCATTCCAATGCGCCGATTTTAACCATCGGAGCGCGGCTCACCTTTTATGATCAGTCGCATTTTATTAAAGTCTTCAAAAAACACACAGGAGTAACGCCTAAGCAGTACAGGAACGGGATTCGCGCGGGCAGTGTTCAATTCCCGTGGTAA
- a CDS encoding family 43 glycosylhydrolase yields the protein MNPILPVQYFVPDAEARQWKDGRMYIYGSYDLSGDTFWCSNEYSVFSSADLVNWQKDGVSFTSEDVPWHTGITPLPLYAPDCIYKDGRYYLYFCSADNSEGVAVSDTPYGPFRDAVPVDGPHGDAIDPAVFVDDDGQAYIYWGQFKCRGARLKPDMKSIDPATLNTSLINEEEHGFHEGASLRKRNEIYYLVYTDISRGRATCIGYATSMTPLGPFKKRGIIIDNDGCDSETWNNHGSIAEFNGNWYVFYHRSSQASRYNRRVCIEPIFFSDNGSINEVEMTTQGVSAPLDAGSRVEAWRACLLSGKVRTEPVDKGLEAGEERYREHLAFIENENWAAYKYIDFGLGKTSFEALVASAVYGGEIEIVLDSPEGTWIGSCKIGCTGGWHVWENVSCMIKPTSGIHAVFLIFKGRPNGRLFNLESFWFGDNRRTEETK from the coding sequence TTGAATCCAATATTACCTGTGCAGTATTTTGTTCCGGATGCAGAGGCTCGACAATGGAAAGATGGGAGAATGTATATCTACGGTTCCTATGACCTCAGTGGTGATACATTCTGGTGCAGCAACGAATACAGTGTATTTTCTTCGGCAGATTTGGTGAACTGGCAGAAGGATGGTGTCAGTTTCACATCGGAAGACGTGCCATGGCACACAGGGATTACCCCGCTCCCGCTCTACGCGCCAGATTGCATCTATAAAGACGGACGCTACTATTTGTATTTCTGCTCTGCGGATAATAGTGAAGGGGTTGCCGTCAGCGATACACCATACGGGCCTTTCAGAGATGCGGTGCCCGTAGACGGACCGCACGGGGATGCAATCGACCCGGCCGTTTTTGTCGATGATGATGGGCAAGCATATATCTATTGGGGACAATTCAAATGCCGCGGCGCAAGGCTGAAGCCTGATATGAAATCAATCGATCCTGCCACCTTGAATACAAGCCTGATCAACGAAGAAGAGCATGGCTTTCACGAAGGAGCCTCCCTACGCAAGCGGAACGAGATTTATTATTTAGTCTATACCGATATTAGTCGAGGGAGAGCAACATGCATCGGATATGCGACCAGTATGACCCCGCTCGGTCCGTTCAAGAAGAGAGGCATTATTATCGATAACGATGGATGTGATTCAGAAACGTGGAATAACCATGGGTCGATTGCGGAATTCAACGGGAATTGGTACGTCTTCTATCATCGATCCTCTCAAGCTAGCCGTTACAACCGCCGCGTTTGTATAGAGCCGATCTTCTTCAGTGATAACGGCAGCATTAATGAGGTCGAGATGACCACTCAAGGTGTGTCGGCACCGCTCGACGCGGGAAGTCGAGTGGAAGCCTGGCGTGCGTGTCTGCTGTCGGGTAAGGTTCGCACGGAGCCTGTTGACAAAGGTCTTGAAGCGGGAGAAGAACGCTATCGCGAGCATCTGGCTTTCATTGAGAACGAAAATTGGGCGGCATACAAATATATCGATTTCGGCCTCGGTAAAACCTCATTCGAAGCATTGGTGGCCAGCGCCGTCTATGGAGGTGAAATTGAAATTGTGCTCGATTCTCCAGAGGGTACGTGGATCGGTTCTTGCAAGATCGGCTGTACTGGAGGCTGGCATGTCTGGGAGAATGTATCATGCATGATTAAACCTACTTCAGGCATTCATGCGGTTTTTCTGATCTTTAAAGGCCGCCCAAATGGAAGATTGTTTAATCTGGAGAGCTTTTGGTTCGGGGACAACCGGCGTACTGAGGAGACGAAGTAA